In Desulfurococcaceae archaeon MEX13E-LK6-19, the genomic window TCTGTTTAACCTGTTGAAAGAGCTTGTTCAACAGCTTTATCCGCTCTAATGATGCCGTAGCCATATAGACTATCGTATCCATCGTTGTTTACGTCATCAGCTGTTGTATGCAGTATCCCTCTGATAGTGGTTGTTGATATATCGTTTTCAGTGCCGGGTGGCAACAGTGGGAGTCCTTGTGCTAGTCTAGCGGCCTGTATTAATGCTACTGTACCGGATACATGAGGTGTCGCCATTGATGTACCACTTAAAGTGGCATAGGTATCGTCTGGATACGTGCTCAGTATGTCAACACCCGGTGCAGCTACCTCTGGGTTCCTATTACTCCAATCTGGTACGAGATCATTGCTATCAGTGGCGCCAACAGCTATTACCTCAGGGTATGCTGCAGGATACGATGGTGTGTCAGCGCCTTCGTTTCCAGCTGCGGCAACTATGGTGACGTTGTAGCTGTAGGCGACACAGATTATGTCATGGAGCGCGTCGGGCGGAGATGATCCTCCTAAGCTCATAGAGATTACTTCTGGTGCATCATCCTCCGGGTCGCCGACTATGACTCCATCGCCATCACTGTCAAGAACGCCATCGGGTCCCTTGAGAGCTACTTCTATAGCTAGTATTAGGTCGCTCCAGCTTCCTGTACCACCGTTGCCTAGGGCCTTGATCATGTAGATCTCTACATCTGGTGCTACACCAACAACACCAATATCATTATCTATTGCTGCAACAGTACCGGTGACATGTGTTCCATGACCATTCTTATCACTCCAGAATACCTCCTTGGTCCTAATGACGCCGTTTACTACACTAACACCCCATTTGATGTTCTTGTATAGATCAGGATGGTCGTAGTCGACACCTGTATCGATTATAGCTACCTCTATTTCAGAGTCGCCATCACCATTAATGTCCACGAAGCCTGTGGTTATGTTCCAGACGAGAGGTGCTTTGATCCTATCGATACCCCATGGAATAGTTTCAGGGGGCTGTGTGTTCCGTGATCTCCCGGGCGGGTCTATGGGTGGAGCATATGCTCTTACTTCGCCGTCTCGTTCAACTCTAAGGACGCCCGGTGTCTTCTCAAGAGCCTTAATAGCTGGTGCAGGAAGATCGACTATGACAACTGGTATGAGATCGAGTTTTGTTACAACTTTTCCTCCCAAAGCCTCGACAACGCCTGGATTAAACGTTTTCTTGTCAATAGTCACAATAACTCGGACATTCTCTGTACCTGTAGCATTAGTTACAATTACTACGCAGACAGTACCCAATACAAGGGCCAATATTAGAAACAATATTGGGATTCTATTTACACTCATTGATATCACCTAACCTGTGTAAAAACATCAAAGAATCATATATAAAGTTTGCACCAAGATTAAGCTAGTATATATAAAGACTATATGAAAATAACTAGCTAACCAGTAAACTAATGAATCAATAAGATGAACTGCTAACTAAAGACAATACCTATTCCATGTAACAAAGACTCTATTTGAGAACAAATTCGTGTCCGCAATAGGGACACTTAACATATGCACATGAGCTCCTTAGTGCTAGTACGGAACATCCTTTGCATGAATAGGCTCTAGCATACATTATATCGAATTCCCCGCCACACTTGGGACACTTAACGAGGCCCATGTGCACCGCCCCGTCTTCAGCGAAGGCTTCTCTATGTAACAAAAACTTGTTGTCTTGCTAACAAATTTTTCTCTCCCCAAAGGCTCCCACCGACATGGGATTAAATATATTTACGGATGCCAGCAATTATACTCGTCTTAGGGCTTCGATAATGATACCGCGACTAATGGCTACACAACACCCGGACTCCACGAGACATGTTGGTGTTTACGACGAGATTGGCGAGGCTATTGAAGCGTATACGAAGTATATGTGCGATGAAGTAATGATTGATTATGAAGGAAAGCTCACGCCATATCATCAAGTAGAGTGGATTATCGAGAAAGCTTTCGAGCGCGATGTAAAGGTTGGTGAGAAACTCCTCTTAACCCCACGTGTCCCAAACGATAGTCTTGAAGACTTTAGTAGACACACAATGGCTGTTATGGAGGCTGTTCTAGCCAATGTCAAGGCCCAACGTCTGGGTTTCAAGCAGCCCGTAAAATACGTTATAATA contains:
- a CDS encoding S8 family peptidase, whose protein sequence is MSVNRIPILFLILALVLGTVCVVIVTNATGTENVRVIVTIDKKTFNPGVVEALGGKVVTKLDLIPVVIVDLPAPAIKALEKTPGVLRVERDGEVRAYAPPIDPPGRSRNTQPPETIPWGIDRIKAPLVWNITTGFVDINGDGDSEIEVAIIDTGVDYDHPDLYKNIKWGVSVVNGVIRTKEVFWSDKNGHGTHVTGTVAAIDNDIGVVGVAPDVEIYMIKALGNGGTGSWSDLILAIEVALKGPDGVLDSDGDGVIVGDPEDDAPEVISMSLGGSSPPDALHDIICVAYSYNVTIVAAAGNEGADTPSYPAAYPEVIAVGATDSNDLVPDWSNRNPEVAAPGVDILSTYPDDTYATLSGTSMATPHVSGTVALIQAARLAQGLPLLPPGTENDISTTTIRGILHTTADDVNNDGYDSLYGYGIIRADKAVEQALSTG